From the genome of Streptomyces sp. NBC_01116, one region includes:
- a CDS encoding FAD-binding oxidoreductase → MSDLLERLRAGLPPEALITDPDVTAAYAHDMASFCEAGTPAVVVLPRTVEQVQHVMRTATALRVPVVPQGARTGLSGAANASDGCVVLSLVKMDRILEISPVDRIAVVEPGVVNAVLSRAVNEHGLYYPPDPSSWETCTIGGNIGTASGGLCCVKYGVTAEYVLGLDVVLADGRLLTTGRRTAKGVAGYDLTRLFVGSEGSLGIVVKAVLALKPQPPQQLVLAAEFPSVAAACDAVCRIMERGHTPSLLELMDRTAVRAVNAMASMGLPETTEALLLCAFDTPDPQADLAAVGALCTAAGATEVVPADSPAESELLLQARRLALTALEAVKSATMIDDVCVPRSRLGELLAGTAAIAEEYDLTIGVCAHAGDGNTHPTVCFDHTDPDESRRARASFDAIMALGLELGGTITGEHGVGVLKKEWLARELGETGIELQRSIKAAFDPLGLLNPGKLF, encoded by the coding sequence ATGAGCGATCTCCTCGAACGGCTGCGCGCGGGACTGCCTCCCGAGGCGCTGATCACCGATCCGGACGTCACCGCGGCCTACGCCCACGACATGGCGAGCTTCTGCGAGGCCGGCACCCCGGCCGTCGTCGTGCTCCCGCGCACGGTCGAGCAGGTCCAGCACGTCATGCGCACCGCCACCGCGCTGCGCGTCCCGGTCGTCCCGCAGGGCGCCCGTACCGGTCTGTCCGGCGCGGCCAACGCCTCGGACGGCTGCGTCGTGCTGTCCCTGGTGAAGATGGACCGGATCCTGGAGATCAGCCCGGTCGACCGGATCGCCGTCGTCGAACCGGGCGTCGTCAACGCGGTGCTGTCACGCGCGGTGAACGAACACGGCCTGTACTACCCGCCGGACCCCTCCAGCTGGGAGACGTGCACCATCGGCGGAAACATCGGCACCGCGTCCGGCGGCCTGTGCTGCGTGAAGTACGGGGTCACCGCCGAGTACGTCCTCGGTCTGGACGTCGTCCTCGCCGACGGACGGCTCCTGACCACCGGCCGCCGCACCGCCAAGGGCGTCGCCGGATACGACCTGACCCGGCTCTTCGTCGGCTCCGAGGGCAGCCTCGGCATCGTCGTCAAGGCCGTCCTCGCGCTCAAACCGCAGCCGCCCCAGCAGCTCGTCCTCGCCGCCGAGTTCCCCTCGGTGGCCGCCGCCTGTGACGCTGTGTGCCGGATCATGGAGCGTGGTCACACCCCGTCACTCCTCGAACTGATGGACCGTACGGCCGTGCGTGCGGTCAACGCGATGGCCTCCATGGGCCTGCCCGAGACCACCGAGGCCCTGCTGCTCTGCGCCTTCGACACCCCCGACCCGCAGGCCGACCTCGCCGCCGTCGGAGCGCTCTGCACGGCGGCGGGAGCCACCGAGGTGGTCCCGGCGGACAGTCCGGCCGAGTCCGAACTCCTCCTCCAGGCCCGCCGGCTGGCGCTCACCGCCCTGGAGGCCGTCAAGTCCGCCACGATGATCGACGACGTCTGCGTACCGCGCTCCCGACTCGGCGAGCTGCTCGCGGGCACGGCCGCCATCGCCGAGGAGTACGACCTCACCATCGGCGTCTGCGCCCACGCGGGCGACGGCAACACCCATCCCACCGTCTGCTTCGACCACACCGACCCCGACGAGTCCCGCCGGGCCCGCGCGTCCTTCGACGCGATCATGGCCCTCGGCCTCGAACTGGGCGGGACCATCACCGGCGAACACGGCGTCGGCGTCCTCAAGAAGGAGTGGCTCGCCCGCGAACTGGGCGAGACCGGCATCGAACTCCAGCGCTCCATCAAGGCGGCCTTCGACCCGCTCGGCCTCCTCAACCCCGGCAAGCTCTTCTGA
- a CDS encoding Lrp/AsnC family transcriptional regulator: protein MAIDHLDGRLIVLLAREPRIGVLEASRRLGVARGTVQARLDRLQSNGVIRGFGPDVDPAALGYPVTAFATLEIKQGQGADVRAHLGGVPEVLELHTTTGHGDMFCRLVARSNADLQRVIDRVVGFDGIVRASTAIVMENPVPLRIIPLVEQAAEDTDRPEASGRH, encoded by the coding sequence ATGGCGATCGATCATCTGGACGGGCGGCTCATCGTGCTCCTGGCACGCGAACCGCGGATCGGCGTCCTCGAAGCATCCCGGCGGCTCGGGGTGGCGCGCGGGACCGTGCAGGCGCGGCTGGACCGCCTTCAGTCGAACGGCGTCATCCGGGGGTTCGGCCCCGACGTGGATCCGGCGGCGCTCGGCTATCCGGTCACCGCGTTCGCCACGCTGGAGATCAAGCAGGGCCAAGGGGCCGACGTACGGGCCCACTTGGGCGGCGTACCGGAAGTGCTGGAGCTGCACACCACCACCGGGCACGGCGACATGTTCTGCCGTCTGGTCGCCCGTTCCAACGCCGATCTCCAGCGGGTGATCGACCGGGTTGTCGGATTTGATGGCATTGTCCGGGCCTCCACGGCGATCGTCATGGAGAACCCGGTTCCGCTGCGGATCATCCCGCTGGTGGAACAGGCGGCCGAGGACACCGACCGCCCCGAGGCCTCGGGGCGCCATTGA
- the hppD gene encoding 4-hydroxyphenylpyruvate dioxygenase — MTETLHTSPETARQADPFPVKGMDAVVFAVGNAKQAAHYYSTAFGMKLVAYSGPENGTRETASYVLTNGAARFVFTSVIKPSTEWGTFLADHVAEHGDGVIDLAIEVPDARAAYAYAVEHGARGLTEPHEVKDEHGTVVLAAIATYGKTRHTLVERTGYEGPYLPGFAAASPMVEPPAKRTFQAIDHCVGNVELGRMNEWVGFYNQVMGFTNMKEFVGDDIATEYSALMSKVVADGTLKVKFPINEPAIAKKKSQIDEYLEFYGGAGVQHIALATNDIVASVRAMRAAGVQFLDTPDSYYDTLGEWAGETRVPVETLRELKILVDRDEDGYLLQIFTKPVQDRPTVFFEMIERHGSMGFGKGNFKALFEAIEREQEKRGNL; from the coding sequence ATGACTGAGACTCTGCACACCAGCCCCGAAACCGCCCGGCAGGCCGACCCCTTCCCGGTCAAGGGAATGGACGCGGTCGTCTTCGCCGTGGGCAACGCCAAGCAGGCCGCGCACTACTACTCGACCGCCTTCGGCATGAAGCTGGTCGCCTACTCCGGACCGGAGAACGGCACCCGCGAGACCGCGAGTTACGTCCTGACCAACGGCGCCGCCCGCTTCGTGTTCACCTCCGTGATCAAGCCGTCCACCGAGTGGGGCACCTTCCTCGCCGACCACGTCGCCGAGCACGGCGACGGCGTCATCGACCTCGCGATCGAGGTCCCGGACGCCCGCGCCGCGTACGCGTACGCCGTCGAGCACGGCGCCCGCGGCCTCACCGAGCCGCACGAGGTCAAGGACGAGCACGGCACCGTCGTCCTCGCCGCCATCGCCACGTACGGCAAGACCCGTCACACCCTGGTCGAGCGCACCGGCTACGAGGGCCCCTACCTCCCCGGCTTCGCGGCGGCCTCGCCGATGGTCGAGCCGCCCGCCAAGCGCACCTTCCAGGCGATCGACCACTGCGTCGGCAACGTCGAGCTCGGCCGGATGAACGAGTGGGTCGGCTTCTACAACCAGGTCATGGGCTTCACCAACATGAAGGAGTTCGTGGGCGACGACATCGCCACCGAGTACTCCGCCCTGATGTCGAAGGTCGTCGCCGACGGCACGCTCAAGGTCAAGTTCCCGATCAACGAGCCGGCCATCGCGAAGAAGAAGTCGCAGATCGACGAGTACCTGGAGTTCTACGGCGGCGCGGGCGTCCAGCACATCGCGCTCGCCACGAACGACATCGTCGCCTCGGTCCGCGCGATGCGCGCCGCCGGCGTCCAGTTCCTGGACACGCCGGACTCGTACTACGACACCCTCGGCGAGTGGGCCGGCGAGACCCGGGTGCCGGTCGAGACCCTGCGCGAGCTGAAGATCCTCGTCGACCGCGACGAGGACGGCTACCTGCTGCAGATCTTCACCAAGCCGGTCCAGGACCGGCCGACCGTCTTCTTCGAGATGATCGAGCGCCACGGCTCCATGGGCTTCGGCAAGGGCAACTTCAAGGCCCTGTTCGAGGCGATCGAGCGCGAGCAGGAGAAGCGCGGCAACCTCTGA
- a CDS encoding ABC transporter ATP-binding protein, protein MPETETDTGTDTGAGATGEATATSGATIQLENLTKSYPGTPNPAVENVSMEIRAGETVVFVGPSGCGKSTTLKMINRLIEPTSGRIRIDDEDVTDIDPVKLRRKIGYAIQSSGLFPHMTVADNIALVPKMVGWSKSRVKDRVEEMLDLVGLDPREFHGRYPRQLSGGQQQRVGVARALAADPPVLLMDEPFGAVDPITRDHLQDELIRLQHELHKTIVFVTHDFDEAIKLGDRIAVLRERSHIAQFDTPEAILTNPTDDFVSGFVGAGAALKRLNLTRVRDVGIADFPTVTVEDPLQSIFNKLRSGPHNELLMLDRRNRPYKWLRRGDLMRARGSLARAGQLVHDTVTRDATLHDALEAVLTDSGGRVAVTGRRGEFIGVVDMKTLMDNVQELLEADRLTAMEHQHELEELRVHRTEQELEGGGGGV, encoded by the coding sequence GTGCCTGAGACCGAGACCGACACCGGGACCGACACCGGGGCGGGCGCCACGGGCGAGGCCACCGCCACCTCCGGGGCCACCATCCAGCTGGAGAACCTCACCAAGAGCTACCCGGGCACCCCGAACCCGGCCGTCGAGAACGTCTCGATGGAGATCAGGGCGGGCGAGACGGTGGTCTTCGTCGGGCCGTCCGGCTGCGGGAAGTCCACCACCCTGAAGATGATCAACCGGCTGATCGAGCCGACGTCGGGCCGGATCCGGATCGACGACGAGGACGTCACCGACATCGACCCGGTGAAGCTGCGCCGCAAGATCGGCTACGCCATCCAGTCCTCCGGCCTCTTCCCGCACATGACGGTCGCGGACAACATCGCCCTGGTCCCGAAGATGGTCGGCTGGTCCAAGTCCCGGGTGAAGGACCGCGTGGAGGAGATGCTCGACCTGGTGGGCCTGGACCCGCGCGAGTTCCACGGCCGCTATCCGCGCCAGCTCTCCGGCGGGCAGCAGCAGCGGGTGGGCGTGGCGCGGGCGCTGGCCGCCGACCCTCCCGTCCTGCTGATGGACGAACCGTTCGGGGCGGTCGACCCGATCACCCGCGACCACCTCCAGGACGAGCTGATCCGGCTCCAGCACGAGCTGCACAAGACCATCGTGTTCGTGACCCACGACTTCGACGAGGCGATCAAGCTCGGCGACCGGATCGCGGTGCTGCGGGAGCGCTCGCACATCGCGCAGTTCGACACCCCCGAGGCGATCCTCACCAACCCGACGGACGACTTCGTCTCGGGCTTCGTCGGCGCGGGCGCGGCCCTGAAGCGGCTGAATCTGACCCGCGTACGGGATGTGGGCATCGCGGACTTCCCGACGGTGACGGTCGAGGACCCGCTCCAGTCGATCTTCAACAAGCTGCGCAGCGGCCCGCACAACGAGCTGCTGATGCTGGACCGCCGCAACCGCCCGTACAAGTGGCTGCGGCGCGGAGACCTGATGCGGGCGCGCGGTTCGCTGGCGCGGGCCGGGCAGTTGGTGCACGACACGGTGACCCGGGACGCCACGCTGCACGACGCGCTGGAGGCGGTCCTCACCGACAGCGGGGGCCGGGTCGCGGTGACCGGGCGGCGCGGGGAGTTCATCGGGGTCGTCGACATGAAGACGCTGATGGACAACGTGCAGGAGCTGCTGGAGGCCGACCGGCTGACGGCGATGGAGCACCAGCACGAGCTGGAGGAGCTGCGGGTCCACCGGACGGAGCAGGAGCTGGAGGGGGGTGGCGGCGGAGTATGA
- a CDS encoding glycine betaine ABC transporter substrate-binding protein, whose amino-acid sequence MRRRLLLVVVPVLLVSGCGLKSGSPMVDEVSPGSVGQGEPLRGATLTVTSKNFSENIILGQMTGLVFKAAGAEVLDRTNLPGSISAREAIINGDADAQWDYTGTGWITFLGHADPIVDPRKQYEAVRDEDKGNGVVWLPPAPLDNTYALAISKKNNAKYRLKTLSDVAALAKKDPGAVTICVENEFASRDDGLPGMEKKYGMRIPAGNIRKMDAGIIYTQVSGSDSCLLGEVFTTDGRIKAMDLDVLEDDKNFFPNYNASPVIHEATFEKYPVIAELLDPLARKLTTEVAQTLNAKVDVEGEDPHEVAKDWLVAEGFIEEE is encoded by the coding sequence ATGAGGAGGAGACTGCTGCTGGTGGTGGTGCCGGTGCTGCTGGTGAGCGGCTGCGGGCTCAAGAGCGGTTCGCCGATGGTGGACGAGGTGTCGCCGGGGTCGGTCGGGCAGGGCGAGCCGCTCAGGGGCGCGACGCTGACGGTGACGTCGAAGAACTTCAGCGAGAACATCATCCTGGGCCAGATGACCGGCCTGGTGTTCAAGGCGGCCGGGGCGGAGGTCCTGGACCGGACGAACCTGCCGGGTTCGATCAGCGCGCGCGAGGCCATCATCAACGGCGACGCCGACGCGCAGTGGGACTACACCGGCACCGGGTGGATCACCTTCCTCGGCCACGCCGACCCCATCGTCGACCCGAGGAAGCAGTACGAGGCGGTGCGGGACGAGGACAAGGGCAACGGGGTGGTCTGGCTGCCGCCGGCCCCGCTCGACAACACGTACGCGCTGGCCATCAGCAAGAAGAACAACGCCAAGTACAGGCTGAAGACCCTCTCGGACGTCGCGGCTCTCGCCAAGAAGGACCCGGGCGCGGTGACGATCTGCGTGGAGAACGAGTTCGCCTCCCGCGACGACGGGCTGCCCGGCATGGAGAAGAAGTACGGGATGAGGATCCCGGCGGGCAACATCCGGAAGATGGACGCCGGGATCATCTACACCCAGGTCTCCGGGTCCGACTCCTGCCTGCTGGGCGAGGTGTTCACCACCGACGGACGGATCAAGGCGATGGACCTGGACGTCCTGGAGGACGACAAGAACTTCTTCCCCAACTACAACGCCTCCCCCGTCATCCACGAGGCGACCTTCGAGAAGTACCCGGTGATCGCGGAGCTGCTGGACCCCCTCGCGAGGAAGCTGACGACGGAGGTCGCGCAGACGCTGAACGCCAAGGTGGACGTGGAGGGCGAGGACCCGCACGAGGTGGCGAAGGACTGGCTGGTGGCGGAGGGGTTCATCGAGGAGGAGTGA
- a CDS encoding ABC transporter permease, with translation MSFWEYLSTRHQQLLTDAFQHVSAVFQCMVIATVLGVFIGVVSYRSGWGGSLAITSTATILTIPSLAAIGLLIPLVGLGVAPTVITLTLYGLLPIVRNSIVGLRGVDPSLVDAATGIGMSRPARLCRVELPLAWPPILTGIRVSTQMLMGIAAIAAYASGPGLGNEIFRGIASLGSANAINQVLAGTLGIVVLALLFDAAYVLLGRLTIPRGIRA, from the coding sequence GTGAGCTTCTGGGAGTATCTGAGCACCCGCCACCAGCAGCTCCTCACGGATGCGTTCCAGCACGTCAGCGCGGTCTTCCAGTGCATGGTCATCGCCACCGTGCTGGGCGTGTTCATCGGGGTGGTGAGCTACCGCAGCGGCTGGGGCGGCTCGCTCGCCATCACCTCCACCGCCACGATCCTCACCATCCCCTCGCTCGCCGCGATCGGTCTGCTGATCCCGCTGGTCGGCCTCGGCGTCGCGCCGACCGTGATCACCCTGACGCTGTACGGGCTGCTGCCGATCGTCCGGAACTCCATCGTGGGGCTGCGGGGGGTCGATCCGTCGCTGGTCGACGCGGCGACGGGCATCGGGATGTCGCGGCCGGCCCGGCTGTGCCGGGTGGAACTGCCGCTCGCCTGGCCGCCGATCCTGACCGGGATCCGGGTCTCCACCCAGATGCTGATGGGCATCGCCGCCATCGCCGCGTACGCCTCCGGGCCCGGCCTCGGCAACGAGATCTTCCGGGGCATCGCCTCGCTGGGCAGCGCCAACGCGATCAACCAGGTCCTCGCGGGCACGCTCGGCATCGTCGTCCTGGCCCTGCTCTTCGACGCCGCGTACGTCCTGCTGGGACGGCTGACCATCCCGAGGGGGATCCGTGCCTGA
- a CDS encoding ABC transporter permease: MSPSHRSGSGKGPAAPTRPPGEHDVKGHAFHDEESDPSPAPGAPERRFTWRKLVILPVVLVVIVVVTYVWITNIHLDSIAENSLTGGNVQLRWWQHVRLTAISTFWVLIIAIPLGIALTRRRLRKAAPAFTALANIGQATPAIGLLALLVIWLGIGPRTAIIGIVIYAVLPVLSNTVAGLRAIEPNMIEAARGMGMSGRGVLMKVELPLAVPLILAGVRTALVLNVGTATLATFGGGGGLGDLITSGIQTQRMPVLIIGSVLTVVLALLVDWLASLAELALTPRGLEER, translated from the coding sequence ATGAGCCCCAGCCATCGGTCCGGCTCCGGCAAGGGCCCGGCCGCCCCCACCCGGCCGCCGGGCGAGCACGACGTCAAGGGCCACGCGTTCCACGACGAGGAGAGCGACCCCTCCCCCGCCCCGGGCGCGCCGGAGCGCCGGTTCACCTGGCGGAAGCTGGTGATCCTGCCGGTGGTGCTGGTGGTCATCGTGGTCGTCACCTACGTCTGGATCACCAACATCCACCTGGACTCGATCGCGGAGAACTCCCTGACCGGCGGCAATGTGCAGCTGCGCTGGTGGCAGCACGTGCGGCTGACGGCGATCTCCACGTTCTGGGTGCTGATCATCGCGATCCCGCTGGGCATCGCCCTGACCCGGCGGCGGCTGCGGAAGGCGGCCCCGGCGTTCACCGCGCTGGCCAACATCGGGCAGGCGACGCCCGCGATCGGTCTGCTGGCGCTGCTGGTGATCTGGCTGGGCATCGGCCCGCGGACCGCGATCATCGGGATCGTGATCTACGCGGTGCTGCCGGTGCTCTCCAACACGGTGGCGGGCCTGCGGGCGATCGAGCCGAACATGATCGAGGCGGCGCGCGGGATGGGGATGTCCGGCCGGGGCGTCCTGATGAAGGTGGAGCTGCCGCTCGCGGTGCCGCTGATCCTGGCCGGGGTGCGTACGGCACTCGTCCTGAACGTCGGTACGGCGACGCTGGCGACGTTCGGCGGGGGCGGCGGGCTCGGCGACCTGATCACCTCGGGCATCCAGACGCAGCGGATGCCGGTGCTGATCATCGGCTCGGTGCTGACGGTGGTGCTGGCCCTGCTGGTGGACTGGCTGGCGTCGCTGGCCGAGCTGGCGCTGACGCCGCGCGGGCTGGAGGAGCGATGA
- a CDS encoding tetratricopeptide repeat protein has translation MDVMPQQDPESRQPPEPCPQDPQDRQDPQDPYVMPAEGATAVPPPPPTLRTTLRRAAFGAVAAGVLLAGALVAVEDGEGGGPKEPGPVERAEAATTAGSPASLSDLTALIGDRQKWVEAHPEDAPSLATLGTAYVEWARRSADATYYARAEETLKRSLEARPGERGNGEAWVGLAALANARHDFLAAKRWGETVRKQQPKTWSVYPVLIDAYTGLGDQKAATAATERFGELRKGVPALARTAELYRGQGWREDALATAREAADRATQPAEKADALHRLGELAWERGEPEEAVAQFDAALRTDAGHHTSLAGRARALVALERTDEALSAYQSALEKLPRPEYALELGELYESLGLDGDARTQYTALREMVAGAEKAGVDESLVLARFEADHGDPDTAVELLRGQWAKQHRSAAVADALGWALHRAGESEEGLEYARRAADTGVRNASYAYHLGVIQRELEDYGPARRSLEQAVRTNPAFSPLAAPLAEEALEALGEPPAGGPGDMPPPPPPAPPAPEPEPETKRETKPGTSAPSASAAAPSKSPAPSEAAPGGKTAEKPETAGASKSA, from the coding sequence ATGGATGTCATGCCGCAGCAGGATCCGGAGTCCCGCCAGCCGCCCGAGCCGTGCCCGCAGGACCCGCAGGACCGGCAGGACCCGCAGGACCCTTACGTGATGCCGGCCGAAGGCGCCACCGCCGTACCCCCGCCGCCTCCCACCCTGCGGACGACGCTGCGCAGGGCCGCGTTCGGCGCGGTCGCCGCCGGGGTGCTGCTGGCCGGGGCGCTGGTGGCGGTGGAGGACGGGGAGGGCGGCGGGCCGAAGGAGCCGGGGCCGGTCGAGCGGGCCGAGGCGGCGACGACCGCGGGCTCCCCTGCCTCGCTCTCGGACCTCACCGCGCTGATCGGGGACCGGCAGAAGTGGGTGGAGGCCCACCCGGAGGACGCCCCGTCCCTGGCGACGCTCGGTACGGCGTACGTGGAGTGGGCGCGGCGTTCGGCGGACGCGACGTACTACGCCCGCGCCGAGGAGACCCTGAAGCGTTCGCTGGAGGCGCGGCCGGGCGAGCGCGGGAACGGGGAGGCGTGGGTGGGCCTGGCGGCCCTGGCCAACGCCCGGCACGACTTCCTCGCGGCGAAGCGGTGGGGCGAGACCGTGAGGAAGCAGCAGCCGAAGACCTGGAGCGTGTATCCGGTCCTCATCGACGCGTACACCGGGCTCGGCGACCAGAAGGCGGCGACCGCGGCGACGGAGAGGTTCGGCGAACTGCGCAAGGGCGTCCCCGCGCTGGCCCGCACCGCCGAGCTGTACCGGGGCCAGGGGTGGCGCGAGGACGCGCTGGCCACCGCCCGGGAGGCGGCGGACCGGGCGACGCAGCCCGCCGAGAAGGCCGATGCGCTGCACCGGCTGGGCGAGCTGGCGTGGGAGCGGGGCGAACCGGAGGAGGCGGTGGCGCAGTTCGACGCGGCGCTGCGCACGGACGCCGGTCACCACACCTCGCTGGCGGGCCGGGCCCGGGCCCTGGTGGCGCTGGAACGGACCGACGAGGCGCTGTCCGCGTACCAGAGCGCGCTGGAGAAGCTCCCGCGCCCGGAGTACGCCCTGGAGCTGGGCGAGCTGTACGAGTCGCTGGGGCTGGACGGGGACGCCCGCACCCAGTACACCGCGCTGCGGGAGATGGTGGCCGGGGCGGAGAAGGCGGGGGTCGACGAGTCCCTGGTGCTGGCCCGCTTCGAGGCCGACCACGGGGACCCGGACACGGCGGTGGAGCTGTTGCGCGGCCAGTGGGCGAAGCAGCACCGCAGCGCGGCGGTGGCGGACGCGCTGGGCTGGGCGCTGCACCGGGCGGGCGAGTCGGAGGAGGGCCTGGAGTACGCGCGGCGGGCCGCGGACACGGGCGTGCGGAACGCCTCGTACGCGTACCACCTGGGGGTGATCCAGCGGGAGCTGGAGGACTACGGTCCGGCGCGCCGCAGTCTGGAGCAGGCCGTGCGCACGAACCCGGCCTTCTCCCCGCTCGCGGCGCCGCTGGCCGAGGAGGCGCTGGAGGCGCTGGGCGAGCCGCCGGCGGGCGGACCGGGTGACATGCCCCCGCCCCCGCCCCCGGCGCCGCCCGCACCGGAGCCGGAGCCGGAGACGAAACGGGAGACGAAGCCCGGGACTTCGGCCCCTTCGGCGTCGGCTGCGGCCCCGTCGAAGTCCCCGGCCCCGTCGGAAGCGGCGCCTGGCGGCAAGACGGCCGAGAAGCCGGAGACGGCCGGGGCGTCGAAGAGCGCCTGA
- a CDS encoding ArsR/SmtB family transcription factor: MAENEDARPYRYDGTDRKIHQVDARTLRAIAHPLRMRLLKALRESGPATASKLGDRLGESSGATSYHLRQLAESGMVEDAPELGKGRERWWRAAHDGSTVESAEFRTHSDPEVRGAIDFVLHETATGHAAELNTWLGTMDDWPQEWQRSWDMSDFTIRLTPELALELAQKAQELVESYRGRVPDDAEGSAVVRTHLHTFPRRSE, from the coding sequence ATGGCAGAGAACGAGGACGCCCGCCCCTACCGCTACGACGGCACCGACCGGAAGATCCACCAGGTCGACGCCCGCACCTTGCGGGCCATCGCACACCCCCTCCGGATGCGGCTGCTGAAGGCGCTGCGCGAGTCCGGCCCCGCCACCGCCTCCAAGCTCGGCGATCGGCTGGGCGAGTCGAGCGGCGCGACCAGCTATCACCTGCGCCAGCTCGCCGAGTCCGGCATGGTCGAGGACGCCCCGGAGCTGGGCAAGGGCCGCGAACGCTGGTGGCGGGCGGCCCACGACGGCTCGACCGTCGAGAGTGCCGAGTTCCGGACGCACTCCGACCCCGAGGTGCGCGGCGCCATCGACTTCGTCCTCCACGAGACGGCCACCGGCCACGCCGCGGAGCTGAACACCTGGCTGGGCACGATGGACGACTGGCCGCAGGAGTGGCAACGCAGCTGGGACATGAGCGACTTCACGATCCGCCTCACCCCCGAGCTGGCGCTGGAGCTGGCCCAAAAGGCCCAGGAGCTCGTGGAGAGCTACCGGGGCCGCGTCCCCGACGACGCCGAGGGATCGGCCGTCGTCCGGACCCACCTGCACACCTTCCCGCGCCGTTCCGAGTGA
- a CDS encoding MFS transporter: protein MGNRTPLAATLAANSVSTAGTSLTLIGVPWFVLETTGSAGRAGFVAFCATLPIVVAALIGGPVIDRIGRRRVAIASDAVCASAIAAIPLLHFAGVLDFWMLCVLMAVNGFAHTPGNTARYVLIPDLAEHAGTTLPRAASLFDAVSRGARMVGAALAGVLIAFAGAETALLLDAATFALSALLIAAGVRGIRAAEPRKAEAPVSLRVYGSELREGYTHLLGNRLLLAIVVMVMFMNGTDQGWYAVLLPVHAEAELGGATAIGLLTAMFGAGGLVGALLYGAVGHRFSRRTVFTVCVILCGAPRFLVAAVTGTTLPLAVTMLLGGIAGGVLNPILTTVVYEQVPDRLRSRVSGALTAGCEFAMPLGGLAAGLLVEGVGATGALLALGGVYFLATLSPLVFPSWRTLDDVPGAEPVRPAPPVQLSPPVESVPSAQVSSPAPSRPTPGP from the coding sequence ATGGGGAACCGCACCCCGCTCGCCGCCACGCTCGCGGCGAACTCCGTATCCACAGCGGGCACTTCACTGACCCTGATCGGCGTCCCCTGGTTCGTCCTGGAGACCACCGGCAGCGCGGGCCGGGCCGGGTTCGTCGCCTTCTGCGCCACCCTGCCGATCGTCGTCGCCGCCCTGATCGGCGGACCGGTCATCGACCGGATCGGCCGCCGCCGGGTCGCCATCGCCTCCGACGCCGTGTGCGCGTCGGCCATCGCCGCGATCCCGCTGCTGCACTTCGCCGGTGTCCTCGACTTCTGGATGCTGTGCGTGCTGATGGCGGTCAACGGGTTCGCCCACACCCCGGGCAACACCGCGCGCTACGTCCTGATCCCGGATCTGGCCGAACACGCCGGCACCACGCTCCCCCGGGCCGCCAGCCTCTTCGACGCGGTCTCGCGCGGGGCCCGGATGGTGGGCGCGGCGCTGGCCGGCGTCCTCATCGCCTTCGCCGGCGCGGAGACGGCCCTGCTGCTGGACGCGGCGACCTTCGCCCTGTCGGCGCTGCTGATCGCCGCAGGAGTGCGGGGCATCCGCGCGGCCGAGCCGCGGAAGGCCGAGGCCCCGGTCTCGCTGCGCGTCTACGGCTCCGAACTCCGCGAGGGATACACCCACTTGCTGGGCAACCGGCTGCTGCTGGCCATCGTGGTCATGGTGATGTTCATGAACGGCACCGACCAGGGCTGGTACGCCGTCCTGCTCCCCGTGCACGCCGAGGCCGAGCTGGGCGGCGCGACCGCCATCGGACTGCTCACCGCGATGTTCGGGGCGGGCGGGCTGGTGGGGGCCCTGCTGTACGGGGCGGTGGGGCACCGGTTCTCGCGGCGGACGGTGTTCACGGTGTGCGTGATCCTGTGCGGTGCGCCGAGGTTCCTGGTCGCCGCGGTGACCGGGACGACGCTGCCGCTCGCGGTCACCATGCTGCTGGGCGGGATCGCGGGCGGCGTGCTGAACCCGATCCTGACGACGGTCGTCTACGAGCAGGTGCCGGACCGGCTGCGCAGCCGGGTGTCGGGGGCGCTGACGGCGGGCTGCGAGTTCGCCATGCCGCTGGGCGGGCTCGCGGCCGGGCTGCTGGTGGAGGGCGTGGGCGCGACGGGGGCGCTGCTGGCGCTGGGCGGGGTCTACTTCCTGGCCACGCTGAGCCCGCTGGTGTTCCCGTCCTGGCGGACGCTGGACGACGTGCCGGGGGCGGAGCCCGTACGGCCGGCACCACCCGTACAGCTGTCGCCACCCGTAGAGTCCGTGCCGTCGGCGCAGGTCAGCAGCCCGGCACCTTCCCGCCCGACTCCAGGGCCCTGA